A window of Candidatus Bathyarchaeota archaeon contains these coding sequences:
- a CDS encoding AbrB/MazE/SpoVT family DNA-binding domain-containing protein: MPQKENRKIVRIGKTSMGIILPKAWLRYFALNAGDQVEVVSNGSVTVKPLTKIRQTEE, translated from the coding sequence ATGCCTCAAAAAGAAAACCGCAAAATCGTCAGGATCGGCAAAACCAGCATGGGCATAATTCTGCCTAAAGCATGGCTGCGATACTTTGCCCTAAACGCAGGCGACCAAGTGGAAGTCGTCAGCAACGGCAGCGTCACCGTGAAACCGTTAACCAAAATCAGACAGACGGAGGAGTAG